From a region of the Armatimonas rosea genome:
- a CDS encoding RidA family protein yields MNGTELMADGGPDPVAAYPHARRVGNFLFISGLGPHKRGERELPATFADEVHGVFYNLKVILEAAGLGLENVVDVTGFLTDLETDFATYNAIYAEYLGQIRPARTTIQVSALPRGIHVEIKVLAVCPAD; encoded by the coding sequence ATGAATGGAACGGAACTCATGGCCGACGGCGGCCCGGACCCTGTCGCCGCCTACCCCCACGCCCGCCGGGTCGGCAACTTTCTCTTTATCAGCGGCCTCGGCCCCCACAAGCGTGGCGAGAGAGAGCTCCCCGCCACCTTCGCCGACGAAGTCCACGGGGTCTTCTATAATCTAAAAGTCATCCTAGAAGCCGCCGGACTCGGGCTCGAAAACGTGGTCGATGTCACCGGCTTCCTCACGGATTTAGAGACCGACTTCGCCACCTACAACGCCATCTACGCCGAGTACCTCGGCCAGATTCGCCCCGCCCGCACCACGATCCAGGTCTCGGCGCTCCCGCGGGGGATCCATGTGGAGATCAAGGTGCTGGCGGTTTGCCCCGCCGATTAG
- the rplU gene encoding 50S ribosomal protein L21 yields the protein MYAVIRTGGKQYRVAEKDTLVVEKLDGAEGDTVVIDDVLFVGGDAPVFGTPTVAGAKVTATIVSQGKGKKINGITYIKVKNHQRHYGHRQLETRLRIDSIAA from the coding sequence ATGTATGCAGTGATTCGAACGGGCGGCAAACAATACCGTGTCGCAGAAAAAGATACTCTTGTTGTGGAAAAGCTGGATGGCGCTGAGGGCGACACCGTGGTCATCGACGATGTTCTCTTCGTCGGTGGGGACGCCCCCGTATTCGGCACTCCGACCGTCGCCGGCGCGAAAGTGACCGCGACCATCGTGAGCCAGGGCAAGGGCAAGAAGATCAATGGCATCACCTACATCAAGGTGAAGAACCACCAGCGCCACTACGGCCACCGCCAGCTGGAGACCCGGCTTCGCATCGACTCCATCGCGGCGTAG
- the rpmA gene encoding 50S ribosomal protein L27: protein MAHKKGVGSSRNGRDSNAQRLGVKEYAGQYVTAGSILIRQRGSEFDPGKNVGQGSDYTLFAKIDGVVKFEGHKQNRRISVYAVAPVEEAVATA from the coding sequence ATGGCACATAAAAAAGGGGTAGGTTCGTCCCGTAACGGCCGCGATTCCAATGCCCAGCGCCTGGGCGTCAAAGAGTACGCCGGGCAGTATGTCACCGCCGGTTCTATCTTGATCCGCCAGCGTGGCAGCGAGTTCGATCCGGGCAAGAATGTTGGCCAGGGCAGCGACTACACGCTCTTCGCCAAGATCGACGGTGTCGTGAAGTTTGAAGGCCACAAGCAGAATCGCCGTATCTCGGTGTACGCAGTGGCTCCGGTTGAGGAAGCGGTCGCCACCGCGTAA
- the obgE gene encoding GTPase ObgE, with protein sequence MFIDEVEIWLMAGSGGSGALTFRTEKHVPRGGPDGGDGGHGGSVVFEVDSNLSTLLDYRPGKKYRAERGENGMGKRQYGKNGPDLVLKVPPGTQVFDAESGELLADLSHVPQKEVLAAGGRGGRGNVHFVTSVHQTPKFAEKGEPGEERRVKLSLKLLADVGLLGFPNVGKSTLLAAVSAARPKIADYPFTTLVPNLGVVPAADHHNFVMADVPGLIENASEGAGLGIQFLKHLERTRLLVHLLDVSGLSGRDPLEDFGIINRELDAFSEDLAKLPQIVVFSRIDVLGDRTGLVPLRQFFEARGLEVFPISAVTGEGVRDLILHVWTKLQEIPKEVPKLSGVVHITNNNRADDDPKHFTITRDDEGVLVVSGKALERVVAMTDMGNEYAVRRLQRQLERWGVFTKLKTFGAQEGDTVRIRTTEFDYVDEDAWDAEEVEDDEEFETDTV encoded by the coding sequence ATGTTTATTGATGAAGTTGAGATCTGGCTGATGGCGGGCTCGGGAGGCAGCGGAGCGCTGACCTTCCGTACCGAAAAGCACGTCCCCCGTGGCGGTCCTGATGGCGGCGACGGCGGGCATGGGGGCTCCGTGGTCTTTGAGGTGGACTCCAACCTCTCCACCCTGCTGGACTACCGCCCCGGCAAGAAGTACCGCGCCGAGCGGGGCGAGAACGGTATGGGCAAGCGCCAGTACGGCAAGAATGGCCCCGACCTGGTGCTCAAAGTCCCCCCGGGAACCCAGGTCTTCGATGCCGAGAGCGGGGAGCTGCTCGCCGATCTCTCCCACGTGCCGCAGAAAGAAGTGCTGGCGGCGGGTGGGCGCGGCGGACGCGGCAATGTCCACTTTGTCACCAGTGTCCACCAGACCCCCAAGTTCGCCGAGAAAGGCGAGCCGGGCGAGGAGCGGCGGGTCAAGCTCTCGCTGAAGCTCCTGGCCGATGTGGGGCTCCTGGGCTTTCCCAATGTCGGCAAGTCCACGCTGCTCGCCGCGGTGAGCGCCGCGCGCCCCAAGATCGCCGACTACCCGTTTACAACACTTGTCCCCAATCTCGGGGTCGTGCCGGCGGCGGACCACCATAACTTTGTCATGGCCGATGTGCCAGGGCTGATCGAGAACGCCAGCGAGGGCGCGGGGCTAGGGATTCAGTTCCTCAAGCACCTGGAGCGCACCCGCCTGCTCGTGCACCTGCTCGATGTCTCGGGCCTCTCCGGTCGCGACCCCTTGGAGGACTTTGGGATCATCAACCGCGAGCTCGATGCCTTCTCCGAGGACCTGGCCAAGCTCCCGCAGATCGTGGTCTTCTCCCGGATCGATGTGCTGGGCGACCGCACGGGCCTCGTGCCGCTACGGCAGTTCTTCGAGGCGCGTGGGCTGGAGGTCTTCCCGATCTCCGCGGTGACCGGCGAGGGCGTGCGCGACCTGATCCTGCATGTCTGGACCAAGCTGCAAGAGATTCCCAAGGAAGTTCCCAAGCTGAGCGGGGTGGTGCACATCACCAATAACAACCGCGCCGACGATGACCCGAAGCACTTTACGATCACCCGCGACGACGAAGGAGTGCTGGTGGTCTCGGGCAAGGCACTGGAGCGCGTGGTCGCCATGACCGACATGGGCAACGAGTACGCGGTTCGTCGCCTACAGCGCCAGCTGGAGCGCTGGGGAGTCTTCACCAAGCTCAAGACCTTTGGGGCACAAGAGGGCGACACGGTCCGTATCCGCACCACGGAGTTTGACTACGTGGACGAAGACGCTTGGGATGCCGAGGAAGTGGAAGACGACGAAGAGTTTGAGACGGATACGGTATAA
- a CDS encoding redox-sensing transcriptional repressor Rex: MVQTPTEESASLPKVPIPTLERLTTYLRCLVDLGASGVQTISSAQIEEHTRISAAQFRKDLSYFGEFGKPGVGYQVSELEARIARILQIHKLQPILLIGAGNLGMALAAYPGLEEHKFRIVALFDTDPHKIGKRVHGMDIIDFSQLGEINEVLQAQIAILAVPTGAAQAAADTAIQNGVRALLNFAPAPLKVPAGVVVRNVSFLQELAVLSYHLTETEKRGT; the protein is encoded by the coding sequence ATGGTACAAACTCCCACAGAAGAATCGGCATCGCTTCCTAAAGTTCCGATCCCGACTCTGGAGCGCCTGACAACCTACCTGCGTTGTCTGGTCGATCTGGGGGCAAGTGGAGTCCAGACAATCTCCTCAGCACAGATCGAGGAGCACACGCGCATCAGTGCCGCCCAGTTCCGAAAAGACCTCTCCTACTTTGGGGAGTTTGGCAAGCCCGGCGTGGGCTACCAGGTCTCGGAGCTGGAGGCGCGGATCGCGCGGATTCTCCAGATCCACAAGCTCCAGCCCATCCTGCTGATCGGGGCGGGGAACCTCGGGATGGCGCTCGCGGCCTACCCCGGCCTGGAAGAGCACAAGTTCCGCATTGTCGCTCTCTTTGACACCGACCCCCACAAGATCGGCAAGCGCGTCCACGGCATGGATATCATCGACTTCTCCCAGCTCGGCGAGATCAATGAGGTCCTCCAGGCGCAGATCGCGATCTTGGCAGTTCCCACGGGCGCGGCACAGGCCGCCGCAGACACCGCGATCCAAAACGGCGTGCGTGCGCTTCTGAACTTTGCTCCCGCGCCGCTGAAGGTGCCCGCCGGGGTGGTGGTGCGCAATGTCTCCTTCCTCCAGGAGCTTGCCGTGCTCTCCTACCACCTCACCGAGACTGAGAAGCGAGGCACCTAG